A stretch of DNA from Paenibacillus sp. FSL W8-0186:
ATTATTGCGATTTAGTGATTGAGAACAAGACGCGGCCGATTGACATCGGCAAGGTGAATGGCCGCCACTTTATTAATATCGCCGGCGGCGGCTCGCTGACGGAGTTGACGTATGAGGTGCCCAGCAAGCTCAAGACGATGATCGGCCAGTTGGCTTATTATATGAAGGGCATCGAGAAGGTTGCCAGTCTGTCGCCGACGGAGCTGATCATTCGTGCTGATGGGCACGGGGTGCTGGAAGGCGAGTTCATGCTGTTCCTGATTGCGAACAGCAACTCTGTCGGCGGCTTTGAGAAGCTGGCGCCGGATGCGCGAATCGATGACGGCCTGCTGGACGTGATCGCGGTGCGTAAATGCAATCTGGCGGAATTCATCCGCCTGCTGACGATGGCGCTGCGCGGCGATCATTTCAGTGATCCTCGTGTCGTCTATTTCAAGACGACACGGATGGAGGTCACTTCGCCGGGCCTGGTTCAGTTGAACCTGGACGGCGAATTGGGCGGGGAGCTGCCCGGCGTGTTCGAGATTTTGCCGTCGCATTTGCGGATTTTTGCGTAAATACGAGAGTTAGCGGGTTAGGGGATTGGCTGGGCAAGAGGCCAGTGGCAGATGGGGGTGTACGCTGGGGAGACCCTTGGCTGGGTCAAGAGCGTTCGCGCCGGGCTGGCTATATCGGACTGGGCGGAATGAAGGTAATAGGATAGTGAAGAGTCGATATTTGGATGGATATAGAGGGGCTGTTTCCGAAGCATGCAGGATGCGGGGAACAGCCCCGGCTTCATGAAGGTGGCATGATGGAGCCCCGGCTGGCTGCTATCTTAGTGGGCCGGGGTGGGCTAGAAGAGCGTAGAGTAGGCAGGGCAAGAAGGGTAAGAAGACCTGAAGACCCAAGACCTGATGAGAGAAGATTAAGATCAGGATAAGTGGAGAACCGGATGGCCTGGAGACCTAAGAGGCTCAGTAGGCCGACAGACTGGACAAACCTGACAAGCCTGGCAAGCCCGGCAGAACTGGTAAGCCCGGGAAACCTGACAAACCCGGCAGACCAGGCAGAAGTGGAAG
This window harbors:
- a CDS encoding diacylglycerol kinase, with translation MKRARLIYNPSSGREEMRRLLPDVLDRLDLAGIETSCHATTGEGDATREAAEAVRRGYDIIIAAGGDGTLNEVVNGMAGLEHLPPLGIFPMGTTNDFARAMGIPKRWEDYCDLVIENKTRPIDIGKVNGRHFINIAGGGSLTELTYEVPSKLKTMIGQLAYYMKGIEKVASLSPTELIIRADGHGVLEGEFMLFLIANSNSVGGFEKLAPDARIDDGLLDVIAVRKCNLAEFIRLLTMALRGDHFSDPRVVYFKTTRMEVTSPGLVQLNLDGELGGELPGVFEILPSHLRIFA